The Microbacterium sp. KUDC0406 genome includes a window with the following:
- a CDS encoding zinc-dependent metalloprotease, protein MSDDRPDPSDFEEFLRRMMSGEGIDPDALRDAMGSMNGFEVDPAQMQAFFAQMQGAFSGDPWESTQRQALHIANQDGQGITDGSRSSLADAFGLANLWLSEATTLSELSASPRAMTRGEWVEQTLPVWKEIAGPVSTSIADALTQALGTQAPEEMRGMVQGAGQLMRGLGASVFAVQFGRVLGELSLEVVSGGDVGIPVLPAGTAAVIPQNIAAFGEGLEIPEDQIALYLAVRELAYARLYRHAKWLHLHLMSQITEFARGVEVDVDALQDVAERLDPSDPEELRAAIEGGALLPAQSEAQREALTRLENLVATIDGWVDVVTTEAISRLPDGARLAEAARRRRAVGGPAEDALGALVGLKLRPRRLREASAMWRAVTDAVGVRARDALWDYPDLMPQASDIDDPAALITRLQAGERGEAPAADEFDEALARLLDGDDFGGSPSEDESPDEDDAPDEGESPDEDDAPDGPRPV, encoded by the coding sequence ATGAGCGACGACCGACCCGACCCGTCCGACTTCGAGGAGTTCCTGCGCCGGATGATGTCCGGCGAGGGCATCGACCCGGATGCGCTGCGCGATGCCATGGGCAGCATGAACGGCTTCGAGGTCGACCCGGCACAGATGCAGGCGTTCTTCGCACAGATGCAGGGTGCCTTCAGCGGCGACCCGTGGGAGAGCACCCAGCGCCAGGCGCTGCACATCGCGAACCAGGACGGGCAGGGCATCACCGACGGATCGCGCAGCTCGCTGGCGGATGCCTTCGGTCTGGCGAATCTGTGGCTGAGCGAGGCCACCACGCTCTCCGAGCTGTCCGCATCGCCGCGCGCGATGACCCGCGGCGAGTGGGTCGAGCAGACGCTTCCGGTGTGGAAGGAGATCGCAGGCCCGGTGTCGACGAGCATCGCCGATGCCCTGACGCAGGCGCTGGGCACCCAGGCTCCGGAGGAGATGCGCGGCATGGTGCAGGGGGCGGGACAGCTGATGCGGGGGCTGGGCGCCTCGGTGTTCGCCGTGCAGTTCGGCCGGGTGCTCGGAGAGCTGTCCCTCGAAGTGGTCTCGGGCGGCGACGTCGGCATCCCGGTGCTGCCCGCGGGGACCGCGGCCGTGATCCCGCAGAACATCGCCGCGTTCGGTGAAGGGCTCGAGATACCCGAGGATCAGATCGCGCTCTATCTCGCCGTGCGCGAGCTCGCCTACGCGCGGCTGTACCGGCACGCGAAGTGGCTGCACCTGCACCTGATGTCGCAGATCACCGAGTTCGCGCGTGGCGTCGAGGTCGATGTGGATGCGCTGCAGGACGTCGCGGAACGTCTCGACCCGTCCGATCCCGAGGAGCTGCGGGCGGCCATCGAGGGCGGCGCGCTTCTGCCGGCGCAGTCGGAGGCGCAGCGCGAGGCTCTCACGCGGCTCGAGAACCTGGTCGCGACGATCGACGGCTGGGTGGATGTCGTGACGACCGAGGCGATCTCGCGGCTGCCCGACGGCGCGCGTCTGGCCGAGGCCGCTCGCCGCCGCCGCGCCGTCGGCGGTCCGGCCGAGGACGCGCTCGGCGCTCTGGTCGGGCTGAAGCTGCGTCCGCGCCGGCTGCGCGAGGCGTCCGCGATGTGGCGCGCCGTGACGGATGCTGTCGGCGTGCGCGCCCGCGATGCGCTGTGGGACTACCCCGACCTCATGCCGCAGGCCTCGGACATCGACGACCCCGCCGCGCTGATCACCAGGCTCCAGGCGGGCGAGCGCGGCGAGGCGCCGGCTGCCGACGAGTTCGACGAGGCGCTGGCGCGGCTGCTCGACGGCGACGACTTCGGCGGTTCCCCCTCCGAGGACGAGTCCCCCGACGAGGACGACGCCCCCGACGAGGGCGAGTCCCCCGACGAGGACGACGCCCCCGACGGCCCCCGCCCGGTGTAG
- a CDS encoding UvrD-helicase domain-containing protein, with amino-acid sequence MSSPADSVEGMTEDAAQRAVVTADADASGVIVGAPGTGKTTALIERVVHLLDGGLAPEQVLALTPSRQAATGLRDRIGVRIGQATPGPLARSVGSFAFQLVRGAMVRAGDDPPALLTGADQDRIIAELLAGDLEDGTVPWPDALGPSVRSSKGFRSELRAFLAECTELGVQPGELPAAGDEVWAAAGEFLDDYHRVLAQLRSAHRDAADLLAEATGILHSAGCRDPRSARRAARRADRRRTGAHPRRRGDGARTACARHRGAGLRRPRHLLRRFPRCEPRAVRPARRRSRRRARARRPAPPGTVAHGAHSRRDAGDRRRRPGRSPSRPCSRPGRRCRSDDVHRPLAVRRGRPHRRRHARLAPVRWHPLGPDGGDRARHPAGRAARDRARCARDPDARRRCAATARRRVRRA; translated from the coding sequence ATGTCGTCGCCCGCAGATAGTGTCGAAGGCATGACAGAGGATGCTGCGCAGCGTGCCGTCGTGACGGCGGACGCCGACGCATCCGGTGTCATCGTCGGGGCGCCCGGCACCGGCAAGACGACCGCGCTCATCGAGCGCGTCGTGCATCTGCTGGACGGCGGGCTGGCACCGGAGCAGGTGCTCGCACTCACCCCCAGCCGGCAGGCCGCGACAGGCCTGCGCGATCGAATCGGCGTGCGCATCGGTCAGGCGACGCCCGGTCCGCTGGCGCGCTCGGTCGGCTCCTTCGCGTTCCAGCTCGTGCGCGGCGCGATGGTGCGTGCCGGGGACGATCCGCCGGCGCTGCTCACCGGTGCCGACCAGGACCGCATCATCGCCGAGCTGCTGGCCGGCGACCTCGAAGACGGAACGGTGCCCTGGCCCGATGCGCTCGGGCCGTCGGTGCGGTCCTCGAAGGGCTTCCGCTCCGAGCTGCGGGCGTTCCTCGCGGAGTGCACCGAGCTGGGCGTGCAGCCCGGTGAACTGCCTGCCGCCGGCGATGAGGTCTGGGCGGCGGCGGGCGAGTTCCTCGACGACTACCACCGTGTGCTGGCGCAGCTGCGCTCGGCTCACCGCGACGCCGCAGACCTGCTCGCCGAGGCCACCGGCATCCTGCATTCCGCCGGATGCCGCGACCCTCGGTCCGCTCGCCGCGCTGCGCGTCGTGCTGATCGACGACGCACAGGAGCTCACCCGCGGCGGCGTGGCGATGGTGCGCGCACTGCGTGCGCGCGGCATCGCGGTGCTGGCCTTCGGCGACCCCGACATCTCCTCCGGCGCTTTCCGCGGTGCGAGCCCCGAGCTGTTCGCCCAGCTCGCCGCCGATCTCGGCGACGTGCGCGTGCTCGACGGCCCGCACCGCCAGGCACCGTCGCTCACGGCGCTCACTCGCGTCGTGACGCAGGCGATCGGCGCCGCAGGCCGGGTCGATCACCGTCGCGCCCCTGTTCCCGCCCCGGACGACGATGCCGCAGTGACGACGTTCATCGCCCCCTCGCCGTACGAAGAGGTCGACCGCATCGCCGGCGTCATGCGCGATTGGCACCTGTCCGATGGCATCCGCTGGGACCGGATGGCGGTGATCGCGCACGACACCCGGCAGGTCGCGCAGCTCGAGACCGAGCTCGCTGCGCGCGAGATCCCGACGCGCGCCGCCGGTGTGCAGCGACCGCTCGGCGACGAGTCCGTCGTGCGTGA
- a CDS encoding PD-(D/E)XK nuclease family protein: MTAEEECVVVVDLKTGKYEPESDEKVIEHGQLSAYQLAVQQGLIEGADPGSLAGARLVLVAKTLSNSDYRVAHQHTLDGQARDEFLRRVAEAARGMSASSFTAQVEAHCADTQWRVQPCRIHTVPAVSA, from the coding sequence ATGACCGCCGAAGAGGAGTGCGTCGTCGTGGTCGACCTGAAGACCGGCAAGTACGAGCCCGAGAGCGACGAGAAGGTCATCGAACACGGACAGCTCTCGGCGTATCAGCTCGCGGTGCAGCAGGGACTCATCGAGGGCGCCGACCCGGGATCCCTCGCGGGTGCGCGCCTGGTGCTCGTCGCGAAGACGCTGTCGAACAGCGACTACCGTGTGGCGCACCAGCACACCCTCGACGGCCAGGCGCGCGACGAGTTCCTGCGCCGGGTCGCCGAGGCGGCCCGCGGCATGTCGGCCAGCAGCTTCACTGCGCAGGTCGAGGCGCACTGCGCCGACACGCAGTGGCGCGTGCAGCCCTGCCGCATCCACACCGTCCCGGCGGTGAGCGCATGA
- a CDS encoding YlbL family protein, whose translation MSTPRSRRLGVGVWALVVALAALVALTFIPTPYVIQRPGPVFDTLGTAKDADGEQVPLIEVDGAETFPTGGTLDLTTVQVVGNRERTPSWAELAVAWVDPARAVVPIDVVFPEGVTSEQRDKQNAELMVNSQHEATAAALGELGYDVGAKVEVVEAVKDSPADGVLEAGDVIVAIDGQPVSSATVLREEVQKSDGKAVELTVDRNGAEQQVSLTPEKQTVNGTTTWLIGISLTTTYDFPIDVTIQLDNVGGPSAGMMFALGIIDTLTPGELNGGKNVAGTGTIEADGTVGPIGGIRQKLYGARDAGASVFLAPQANCDEVAGHVPDGLRVFSTETLEDSLHILDVISKGGDTSKLPTCKGP comes from the coding sequence GTGTCCACACCCCGGTCCCGGCGGCTCGGCGTAGGCGTCTGGGCGCTCGTCGTCGCGCTGGCCGCGCTCGTGGCGCTCACCTTCATCCCCACGCCGTACGTGATCCAGCGGCCGGGCCCGGTGTTCGACACGCTCGGCACCGCGAAAGACGCCGACGGCGAGCAGGTGCCGCTGATCGAGGTCGACGGCGCCGAGACGTTCCCCACCGGGGGCACGCTCGACCTCACGACCGTCCAGGTCGTCGGCAACCGCGAGCGCACACCGAGCTGGGCCGAACTGGCCGTCGCGTGGGTCGACCCTGCGCGGGCCGTCGTGCCGATCGACGTGGTGTTCCCCGAGGGCGTCACCTCCGAGCAGCGCGACAAGCAGAACGCCGAGCTGATGGTGAACTCGCAGCACGAGGCGACCGCCGCGGCGCTCGGAGAGCTGGGCTACGACGTCGGCGCGAAGGTCGAAGTGGTCGAGGCCGTCAAGGACAGCCCCGCTGACGGCGTGCTCGAGGCCGGAGACGTCATCGTCGCGATCGACGGGCAGCCGGTCTCCTCGGCCACGGTGCTCCGCGAAGAGGTGCAGAAGAGCGACGGGAAGGCCGTCGAGCTGACGGTGGACCGCAACGGCGCCGAGCAGCAGGTCTCGCTGACGCCGGAGAAGCAGACGGTGAACGGGACGACGACGTGGCTGATCGGGATCTCCCTGACGACCACGTACGACTTCCCGATCGACGTCACGATACAGCTCGACAACGTCGGCGGTCCGAGTGCCGGCATGATGTTCGCCCTCGGGATCATCGACACTCTCACCCCCGGCGAGCTCAACGGCGGGAAGAACGTCGCCGGCACCGGCACCATCGAGGCCGACGGCACTGTCGGGCCGATCGGCGGCATCCGTCAGAAGCTGTACGGGGCGAGGGATGCCGGTGCATCCGTCTTCCTGGCGCCGCAGGCCAACTGCGACGAGGTCGCGGGTCACGTGCCGGACGGTCTTCGGGTGTTCAGCACCGAGACGCTCGAGGACTCGCTGCACATCCTCGACGTGATCTCGAAGGGCGGCGACACCTCGAAGCTGCCCACCTGCAAGGGTCCCTGA
- the nudC gene encoding NAD(+) diphosphatase, which translates to MPSRVGRHPGRDAHATPDPAQAVGPAGPRRRGDPVEKKEHMIVEPSPLDRAGDLRDAPGIIDGLRADEATRVIVVHDRRARVSGGALLRVAPADVIGAREWALLGRDAGGAPVLLAVVEDAPADTVAIDAVPADSASVDEGAWSAVRDAGGVLPAAEAELLIEAVALADWLTGFRFCPACGSETELRQAGWSRHCPSCGREHFPRTDPAVIVAIESADGERLLLGANANWQGRMHSCFAGFLEAGESLETTVHREILEEAGVRLESVRYVSSQPWPYPRSLMLGFRATAIDEQAVADGEEIIDVRWLTRAEIGAALKGEGPVGLPGPSSIARALIIDWYEESANAVPSGRSERRAEWAQRDEVPK; encoded by the coding sequence ATGCCCTCCAGGGTAGGTCGGCATCCCGGGCGTGACGCCCACGCCACGCCCGATCCGGCACAGGCCGTCGGGCCGGCGGGGCCCCGCCGCCGTGGAGATCCCGTGGAGAAGAAGGAGCACATGATCGTCGAGCCGAGCCCTCTCGACCGCGCAGGCGACCTGCGCGATGCACCCGGGATCATCGACGGCCTGCGGGCCGACGAGGCGACACGTGTGATCGTCGTGCACGACCGGCGCGCCCGGGTGTCGGGTGGTGCGCTGCTGCGAGTGGCGCCCGCCGACGTGATCGGGGCGCGGGAGTGGGCCCTGCTCGGACGTGATGCGGGCGGAGCGCCCGTGCTGCTCGCCGTCGTCGAGGATGCGCCCGCCGACACGGTCGCCATCGACGCCGTGCCCGCGGACTCGGCGTCCGTCGACGAGGGGGCGTGGTCGGCCGTGCGCGACGCCGGCGGAGTGCTCCCGGCCGCGGAGGCCGAACTGCTCATCGAGGCCGTCGCCCTGGCCGACTGGCTGACCGGCTTCCGGTTCTGCCCGGCGTGCGGATCCGAGACCGAGCTGCGCCAGGCCGGCTGGTCGCGGCACTGCCCGTCCTGCGGGCGCGAGCACTTCCCGCGCACCGACCCGGCAGTGATCGTGGCGATCGAGAGCGCGGACGGCGAGCGACTGCTGCTCGGCGCGAACGCGAACTGGCAGGGACGCATGCACTCCTGCTTCGCCGGGTTCCTCGAGGCCGGCGAGTCGCTCGAGACCACCGTGCACCGCGAGATCCTCGAGGAGGCCGGGGTGCGGCTGGAGTCCGTGCGCTACGTGTCCTCCCAGCCATGGCCCTACCCGCGCTCGCTCATGCTCGGCTTCCGCGCCACCGCCATCGACGAGCAGGCCGTCGCCGACGGCGAGGAGATCATCGACGTTCGCTGGCTGACCCGTGCCGAGATCGGCGCGGCGCTGAAGGGCGAGGGGCCGGTCGGACTGCCGGGGCCGTCCTCCATCGCCCGTGCCCTGATCATCGACTGGTACGAGGAGAGCGCGAACGCCGTGCCGAGCGGGCGAAGCGAGCGCCGTGCCGAGTGGGCGCAGCGGGACGAAGTGCCGAAGTGA
- a CDS encoding DUF3107 domain-containing protein yields the protein MEIRIGIVNTGRELTFETSTAADEVRSTISAALEQGTTHFTLTDVKGNDYIVPTANLAYIELGTEESRRVGFVA from the coding sequence GTGGAAATCCGCATCGGCATCGTCAACACCGGCCGTGAGCTGACCTTCGAGACCAGCACCGCAGCCGACGAGGTGCGCAGCACCATCTCGGCCGCGCTCGAGCAGGGCACGACCCACTTCACTCTCACCGACGTGAAGGGCAACGACTACATCGTGCCGACCGCGAACCTCGCCTACATCGAGCTGGGCACCGAGGAGTCCCGCCGCGTCGGCTTCGTCGCCTGA
- a CDS encoding phosphotransferase gives MARSPFTLVAAVTAALPGAEVTGARPLTAGGDGRFDSAVATLADGRELTIRVADDEDGARELASEAIALRALTAGAREMLPFLAPEYIGETRIGDGRALVTGLLPGFQIEASQVPAGRRAAWSIGEAIAATHALPASVVRGGGLTARDAAEVREEIRRLIERATATGRVPARLSSRWRQAVDDDDLWLFEATVTLGGVQADSFLFDDDPDLGPKVVGLVGWHGLSLGDPAVDLAWLSGAKEAAEDVHGAYTRASAHAVDSAMRIRARLLAELEFARWLVHGEALRRSDIVDDAAALLESLAEGVHDDLRVSAGATDVDSALDAAGRLPQAPPLGVDTSMQTDAYRPEDLWQTEEDAADAAQPTDQGQAPVRDETASAAVESTEQETQDLGDLEERAEAAGITGVRGSSGDHGTAEGPSGTVHPLSADDEGLDSAEEAQRAARAALQRWTSSNSE, from the coding sequence ATGGCACGCTCTCCTTTCACTCTAGTGGCGGCGGTGACAGCCGCACTGCCCGGGGCGGAGGTCACCGGCGCCCGCCCTCTCACCGCCGGCGGGGACGGCCGCTTCGACTCGGCCGTGGCCACGCTGGCCGACGGCCGCGAGCTCACGATCCGTGTCGCGGACGACGAGGACGGCGCACGCGAGCTCGCGTCTGAGGCGATCGCGCTGCGCGCTCTGACCGCCGGTGCCCGCGAGATGCTGCCCTTCCTGGCACCCGAGTACATCGGCGAGACGCGCATCGGCGACGGCCGGGCGCTCGTGACCGGACTGCTGCCCGGCTTTCAGATCGAGGCCTCGCAGGTGCCCGCCGGCCGCCGAGCGGCCTGGTCGATCGGCGAGGCGATCGCCGCGACGCACGCTCTGCCGGCCTCCGTCGTGCGCGGCGGCGGCCTGACCGCCCGCGACGCGGCGGAGGTGCGTGAGGAGATCCGCCGCCTGATCGAGCGTGCCACCGCCACGGGACGCGTCCCGGCCAGGCTCAGTTCACGCTGGCGCCAGGCCGTGGACGACGACGATCTGTGGCTCTTCGAGGCAACTGTGACGCTCGGCGGGGTGCAGGCCGACTCGTTCCTGTTCGATGACGACCCCGACCTCGGCCCGAAGGTGGTGGGACTGGTCGGCTGGCACGGCCTCTCGCTCGGCGACCCGGCCGTGGATCTCGCCTGGCTGTCCGGTGCGAAGGAAGCCGCCGAGGACGTGCACGGCGCCTACACCCGCGCTTCGGCCCACGCTGTGGACTCCGCGATGCGCATCCGTGCCCGGCTCCTCGCAGAGCTCGAGTTCGCCCGGTGGCTCGTGCACGGTGAAGCGCTGCGACGCAGCGACATCGTCGACGACGCGGCCGCCCTGCTGGAGTCGCTCGCCGAGGGCGTGCACGACGATCTGCGCGTGTCGGCCGGAGCGACGGACGTGGACTCCGCGCTCGACGCGGCCGGACGACTGCCGCAGGCTCCGCCGCTGGGCGTGGACACCTCGATGCAGACCGACGCGTACCGCCCCGAAGACCTCTGGCAGACCGAGGAGGACGCCGCGGACGCGGCGCAGCCGACGGACCAGGGGCAGGCGCCTGTGCGGGACGAGACCGCATCGGCCGCCGTGGAGAGCACCGAGCAGGAGACCCAGGACCTCGGCGACCTCGAGGAACGCGCGGAGGCCGCCGGGATCACCGGCGTGCGCGGATCCTCCGGCGACCACGGCACGGCTGAGGGCCCGAGCGGCACGGTCCACCCGCTGTCCGCCGACGACGAGGGGCTCGACTCCGCCGAAGAGGCTCAGCGCGCAGCGCGAGCGGCACTCCAGCGCTGGACCAGTTCGAACTCGGAGTAG
- a CDS encoding ATP-dependent DNA helicase produces MSDWTASTGSATQWQISALDVAAALGLPSPTPAQQRVIEAPPTPALVVAGAGSGKTETMSGRVVWLVANGHVRRDEILGLTFTRKAAGELSERIAARLAMIDEYGRRGLLPHVPEIVASGALRRVHEAAPGRQRDLVRSHVLDELAQAYGTDAAAPPSAEDLMIRPRVSTYNAFADGIVREHAARIGRDPDVAMLSQAASWILARDVVLRSDLPGLELIDRSLSGVVDAVQRFAGDALDHRVDLERAVRIATDQAAAFAPFRGNKDVDKAAENLEALPVLAELVRDYISEKERRGVLDFADQVSGAFDIVESAPEVRTELREQHRVVLLDEYQDTSVIQTRFLAELFRDSAVMAVGDPHQSIYGWRGASADNLYAFAGSFAAEQSAQSYSLMTSWRNDAGILDVANRVLEPLQRPGLDVPPLEPRPGAGSGTVEARFPFTVDDEAREVAEWFAGRRAAHRGSSPHTGAILFRSKRHMQTFAGELAAAGIPHRILGLGGLLATPEVVDVVSTLRVIHDPTAGSALIRLLTGPRFGVGVADMAGLYDLASEIAKRDSALTPLPDEVKARLRSSHGADEAVSIVDAVDVVRGMRDDYRLLEGITPDGRARIRAAGEMLERLRRAVAQPLPELIRLIEFELRLDIELAVNETRGPARVATTQLRAFADEVRAFLAADERGTIGSLLAWLDKAEITDELMPRPEPPEPGVVQLLTIHGSKGLEWDAVAVVRLVEEELPSRATDTSGWFGFGAVPFPLRGDAAALPRFEWDPQSAMDAAGDDPVKRQKAAQASLSGGVTKANPQGGALTRFKKAYSEYQKQEERRLAYVAVTRARSDLLLSGAHWAGQKSPRKPSPYLLEALDVLNLDGIEPVDPDENPYDGPGMTASWPLDPLGARRERVMRAADDVRRAQSTPLPDAAPELVRLLAEREARQRGTDAVVPTRVPASRFKDYVTDFQSTLGGIVRPMPERPYRQTRLGTLFHAWVERRSELVGAGPRIDGGLWEIDDDAPDAQAVSEADAADLGRLQEIFEHSEWGALKPIAVEIEIDFALGGPPQPGSRGPEPGSSGPEPGSSGPEPGSSGPEPVEGTGDASTGSATQPDGHIMICKLDAVYRRADRGGRVEIVDWKTGKAPRTEAEREDRMLQLALYRLAYHRRFGVPLDEIDVALYYVADDLVIRGDRVYSEFELVQRWSAARAAR; encoded by the coding sequence ATGAGCGACTGGACCGCTTCGACGGGCTCAGCGACCCAGTGGCAGATCTCTGCGCTCGACGTCGCCGCCGCCCTGGGCCTGCCGTCACCGACGCCGGCTCAGCAGCGCGTGATCGAGGCGCCACCGACGCCGGCGCTCGTCGTCGCCGGCGCGGGCAGCGGAAAGACCGAGACCATGTCGGGACGAGTGGTCTGGCTGGTCGCGAACGGGCATGTCCGCCGCGACGAGATCCTCGGGCTCACCTTCACCCGGAAGGCCGCCGGCGAGCTCTCCGAGCGCATCGCCGCGCGGCTCGCGATGATCGATGAGTACGGCCGCCGCGGGCTGCTGCCGCACGTCCCCGAGATCGTCGCCTCCGGTGCGCTGCGCCGGGTGCACGAGGCCGCTCCGGGCCGGCAGCGCGATCTCGTCCGCTCCCACGTCCTCGACGAGCTCGCGCAGGCCTACGGCACGGATGCCGCGGCTCCGCCCTCCGCCGAGGACCTGATGATCCGTCCCCGGGTCTCGACCTACAACGCCTTCGCCGACGGCATCGTCCGCGAGCACGCCGCCCGCATCGGGCGCGATCCCGATGTCGCCATGCTCAGCCAGGCAGCATCCTGGATTCTGGCCCGGGATGTCGTGCTGCGCTCCGATCTGCCCGGGCTGGAGCTGATCGACAGGTCGCTCAGCGGGGTCGTGGACGCCGTCCAGCGATTCGCGGGAGACGCCCTCGACCATCGGGTCGACCTCGAGCGCGCGGTTCGCATCGCGACCGATCAGGCCGCCGCGTTCGCGCCGTTCCGCGGCAACAAGGATGTCGACAAGGCCGCCGAGAACCTCGAGGCGCTGCCCGTGCTCGCCGAACTGGTGCGCGACTACATCTCCGAGAAGGAGCGTCGGGGGGTGCTCGACTTCGCCGACCAGGTCTCCGGTGCCTTCGACATCGTCGAGTCCGCCCCCGAGGTGCGCACCGAGCTGCGGGAGCAGCATCGTGTCGTGCTGCTCGATGAGTACCAGGACACCTCTGTCATCCAGACCCGGTTCCTCGCCGAGCTGTTCCGCGACTCCGCGGTGATGGCGGTGGGCGATCCGCACCAGTCGATCTACGGGTGGCGTGGCGCCAGCGCCGACAACCTCTACGCCTTCGCGGGCTCGTTCGCGGCGGAGCAGTCCGCGCAGAGCTACAGCCTGATGACCAGCTGGCGCAACGACGCCGGCATCCTCGACGTCGCGAACCGGGTGCTCGAGCCGCTGCAGCGACCCGGCCTCGACGTGCCGCCGCTCGAGCCGCGACCCGGCGCGGGCTCCGGAACCGTCGAGGCCCGTTTCCCCTTCACCGTGGACGATGAGGCCCGCGAGGTCGCCGAGTGGTTCGCCGGGCGTCGGGCGGCCCACCGGGGCAGCAGCCCGCACACCGGCGCGATCCTGTTCCGCTCCAAACGGCACATGCAGACGTTCGCCGGTGAACTCGCCGCGGCCGGCATCCCGCACCGCATCCTCGGCCTCGGCGGACTGCTGGCCACCCCCGAGGTGGTCGACGTCGTCTCCACCCTGCGAGTCATCCACGACCCCACAGCCGGCTCGGCGCTCATCCGCCTGCTGACCGGACCACGGTTCGGCGTCGGCGTCGCCGACATGGCCGGACTCTACGACCTGGCATCCGAGATCGCGAAGCGCGACAGCGCGCTGACGCCGCTGCCCGACGAGGTCAAGGCGCGACTGCGCTCGTCGCACGGTGCGGACGAGGCCGTCTCGATCGTCGACGCGGTGGACGTGGTGCGCGGCATGCGCGACGACTACCGCCTGCTCGAGGGGATCACTCCCGACGGACGCGCGCGCATCCGCGCCGCGGGAGAGATGCTGGAGAGGCTGCGCCGTGCGGTCGCGCAGCCGCTGCCCGAGCTGATCCGCCTGATCGAGTTCGAGCTGCGCCTCGACATCGAACTCGCCGTCAACGAGACCAGAGGGCCCGCGCGCGTCGCGACCACCCAGCTGCGCGCGTTCGCCGACGAGGTGCGCGCGTTCCTCGCCGCCGACGAGCGCGGCACCATCGGCAGCCTGCTGGCGTGGCTCGACAAGGCGGAGATCACCGACGAGCTGATGCCGCGCCCCGAGCCGCCCGAGCCCGGAGTCGTGCAGCTGCTCACGATCCACGGCTCGAAGGGCCTGGAGTGGGACGCCGTCGCTGTGGTGCGCCTGGTCGAGGAGGAGCTGCCCTCTCGCGCGACCGACACCTCGGGATGGTTCGGGTTCGGCGCGGTGCCGTTCCCGCTGCGCGGTGACGCCGCTGCGCTGCCCCGATTCGAGTGGGACCCGCAGTCGGCGATGGATGCCGCCGGAGATGACCCCGTGAAGCGGCAGAAGGCAGCGCAGGCCTCGCTCTCGGGAGGAGTGACGAAGGCCAACCCGCAGGGCGGCGCGCTCACGCGGTTCAAGAAGGCGTACTCCGAGTATCAGAAGCAGGAGGAGCGCCGCCTCGCCTATGTCGCCGTGACCCGCGCCCGCAGCGACCTGCTGCTGTCCGGCGCGCACTGGGCCGGTCAGAAGAGCCCGCGCAAGCCGAGCCCGTACCTGCTCGAGGCCCTCGACGTGCTGAACCTCGACGGCATCGAGCCGGTCGATCCGGATGAGAACCCGTACGACGGACCCGGCATGACGGCGAGCTGGCCGCTCGATCCGCTCGGCGCCAGGCGCGAGCGCGTCATGCGGGCGGCGGACGACGTGCGTCGCGCGCAATCCACGCCACTGCCGGATGCCGCGCCCGAGCTGGTGCGGCTGCTGGCCGAGCGCGAGGCGCGACAGCGCGGCACCGACGCCGTCGTGCCGACCCGTGTGCCGGCGTCGCGATTCAAGGACTACGTCACCGACTTCCAGAGCACGCTCGGCGGCATCGTCCGTCCGATGCCCGAACGGCCGTACCGGCAGACCCGGCTCGGCACCCTGTTCCACGCCTGGGTCGAGCGGCGTTCCGAGCTCGTCGGCGCGGGTCCCCGCATCGACGGCGGGCTCTGGGAGATCGACGATGACGCACCGGATGCGCAGGCCGTCTCCGAGGCGGATGCCGCCGACCTCGGTCGCCTGCAGGAGATCTTCGAGCACAGCGAGTGGGGCGCCCTGAAGCCGATCGCCGTCGAGATCGAGATCGACTTCGCGCTCGGCGGTCCGCCGCAGCCTGGGTCCCGGGGCCCTGAGCCTGGTTCCTCGGGCCCTGAGCCTGGTTCCTCGGGCCCTGAGCCTGGTTCCTCGGGCCCTGAGCCTGTCGAAGGGACGGGCGACGCTTCGACGGGCTCAGCGACCCAGCCGGACGGTCACATCATGATCTGCAAGCTCGACGCCGTGTACCGGCGCGCGGATCGAGGCGGGCGCGTCGAGATCGTGGACTGGAAGACCGGCAAGGCGCCGCGCACCGAGGCGGAGCGCGAAGACCGGATGCTGCAGCTGGCCCTGTACCGTCTGGCGTACCACCGTCGGTTCGGTGTGCCCCTGGATGAGATCGACGTCGCGCTCTACTACGTGGCGGACGACCTCGTCATCCGCGGAGACCGGGTCTACTCCGAGTTCGAACTGGTCCAGCGCTGGAGTGCCGCTCGCGCTGCGCGCTGA